The following proteins are co-located in the Besnoitia besnoiti strain Bb-Ger1 chromosome Unknown contig00007, whole genome shotgun sequence genome:
- a CDS encoding uncharacterized protein (encoded by transcript BESB_073500), translating to MTAGATPNPAEAVAAEVGSFSQRASAFLCLLPEAAGQIKYAAFSFDRRFASADRDLSLLSCANERGFEVSGSNQARGRKGGGVCSLRLRIAGESSGVWISSVISDVCRTSWDTVFVVFYACCVPVPVQLVSSLLRRDRASDSSPAQETRERPRRRHQLACLLHASSLLSATCSACSAAPENRTTFSSLSSASAEDAGGRLGFDAGLAVGAGARGSADLAQNVMSFTQFLASCAVRRSGLFQLERESAAASTSPRNASPASAVVPASAGEPGSDSEGEEVDEDARDLLHVLQISEWPASLCVSPVRCAERGREVSRATPAAGLNGAANPLEKKRRLSRPEALSSPGRSPGPGGLCGAPPVCGERLANLILRGVEEGEEADSDAWLAGFEDGAYLKRLVSPVPLAIDRYLVWHPVVPPRASAQEAATEEARARLEEEKEIFESQRGTFRREIESSRHSNQTLQKENARLAAELERLQRQLHLCTQEKEQILREASRAAGSRRSVPSASSSSSLPAGRQEHQKESAASASAPATSGGGFASGRQLLKTRRDRGLLSADDEAALEALEEERRATAAAAAASSFSVSLDVVTQFGAAPARVAWVCYSQKAPKAKARSSDSPASRDAGEGLPPGVDDYEALLAGGDIRPDIIQWVLSMRLARTPRHPGQAPNSAAALSINEIAGLHRVKKLLTDKIINPILRPELHVGLHQAPRGILLFGPPGTGKTTLAKWMAACSGASFFEVTPSSIISKFHGETETLIKALFKVAEADSPSLVFIDEIDSLLGKRREKEDDTGIRMKNQLLQMMDGVSSCSADKVLVVVGATNRPDMLDEAAIRRLSKRVLVPLPDLEARRVLIKSVLDKQSTGGCTLSDQELGDLAARLENWNGSDIRSLCVSASERSYDETVARFGGIQNVPSRDDFRPISYADFLGALEEVRPSCTSEESLKFFDEWAKTHGAL from the exons ATGACagccggcgcgacgcccaATCCAGcagaggccgtcgccgccgaggtAGGTTCGTTCTCTCAGCGTGCCTCAGCATTCCTGTGTCTCCTTCCTGAAGCCGCTGGGCAGATAAAATATgcggccttctccttcgACAGGCGCTTTGCTTCGGCGGATCGGGATCTGTCTCTCCTTTCTTGTGCTAACGAGAGAGGCTTCGAGGTGTCAGGCTCTAAtcaggcgcgggggcggaagggagggggggtctgttctctgcgtcttcggaTAGCGGGCGAGTCGTCGGGTGTGTGGATTTCCTCTGTCATTTCAGACGTGTGCCGCACCTCGTGGGACACTGTTTTTGTGGTTTTCTATGCGTGTTGCGTGCCCGTTCCGGTGCAGCTGGTCAGCTCACTGTTGCGCCGGGACCGCGCGTCTGACTCCTCACCTGCCCAGGAAACTCGAGagaggcctcgtcgccgccaccAGCTTGCATGCCTACTCCACGCTTCGTCGTTGCTGTCGGCGACTTGCAGCGCGTGCTCAGCCGCGCCAGAAAACCGCACGACGTTCTCCTCGTtgagcagcgcctctgcggaagACGCGGGAGGCCGGCTGGGTTTTGACGCAGGCCTGGCGGTCGGCGCGGGGGCGCGAGGGTCTGCCGACTTGGCTCAGAACGTGATGTCCTTTACGCAGTTCCTTGCATCGTGTGCAGTTCGAAGGTCCGGTCTTTTTCAACTGGAACGagagtctgcggcggcctccacgtCGCCTCGAAACGCCTCGCCCGCAAGTGCAGTTGtgcccgcgtctgcgggggAGCCCGGGAGCGATtcggagggggaggaggtcGACGAGGATGCGCGCGACCTGCTGCACGTTCTGCAGATCTCCGAGtggcctgcgtcgctctgcgtctcgcccgTGCGCTGCGCTGAACGGGGGCGAGAGGTCAGTCGTGCGACACCTGCCGCGGGGCTGAACGGCGCTGCGAATCCGCTCgaaaagaagcgaagacTTTCGCGGCCAGAGGCCCTCAGCTCCCCCGGGCGGTCTCCAGGTCCCGGCGGCCtttgcggcgcgccgccggtctgCGGCGAACGCCTCGCAAATCTGATTTTGCGTGGAGtcgaggagggggaggaggcagacTCGGATGCGTGGCTCGCAGGTTTTGAGGACGGCGCCTATTTGAAGCGCCTCGTCTCGCCCGTGCCACTGGCCATCGACCGCTACCTCGTCTGGCATCCGGTggtgcctccgcgcgcctccgcgcaggaggctgcgacggaggaggcgcgagcgagactcgaggaagaaaaggagatCTTCGAGTCGCAGAGAGGGACGTTTCGGCGGGAGATCGAGAGCTCCCGTCACAGCAATCAGACGCTTCAGAAGGAgaacgcgcgcctcgccgcagagctCGAGAGGCTACAGCGGCAACTTCACCTCTGCACGCAAGAAAAGGAGCAAATCCTTCGCGAAGCATCTCGAGCTGCAGGCTCGCGGCGGTCCGtgccctccgcgtcctcctcctcttccctgcccgcaggccgccagGAGCATCAAAAGGAGTCGGCGGCTTCTGCCTCCGCACCCGCTACCTCCG GTGGCGGTTTCGCTTCGGGCCGGCAGCTTCTCAAGACTcgtcgcgaccgcggcctccttagcgcagacgacgaggccgcgcttGAGGCGCTcgaagaggagcgacgc GCtactgccgcggccgcggccgcgtccaGCTTCTCTGTGTCTCTTGACGTGGTCACGCAGTTCGGTGCGGCCCCTGCCCGCGTGGCTTGGGTGTGTTACTCTcagaaggcgccgaaagcgaaagcgcgaagcagcgacagcccggcgtcgcgcgacgccggcgagggtCTTCCCCCCGGTGTGGACGATTACGAG GCTCTGCTCGCAGGAGGTGACATCCGACCAGACATCATTCAGTGGGTCTTAAGTATGAGGCTCGCGCGCACGCCCCGCCACCCGGGGCAGGCGCCAaactccgcggcggctctg AGCATCAACGAGATTGCCGGTCTGCATCGGGTGAAAAAGCTCCTGAC CGACAAGATTATAAACCCGATCCTGCGGCCCGAGCTCCACGTGGGGCTTCACCAGGCTCCGCGAGGAATTTTGCTGTTCGGGCCGCCAGGTACTGGCAAG ACTACCCTGGCGAAGTGGATGGCCGCTTGCTCGGGCGCGAGCTTCTTCGAAGTGACGCCCTCCTCCATCATCAGCAAGTTCCacggcgagacagagacgctCATCAAGGCACTCTTCAAAG TGGCTGAGGCAGACAGCCCGTCGCTGGTGTTCATCGACGAGATCGACTCGCTGCTGGGCAAGCGAAGAGAG AAAGAAGATGACACAGGCATCCGCATGAAGAATCAACTTTTGCAAATGATG GATGGCGTGAGCAGCTGCTCTGCGGACAAAGTCCTCGTTGTCGTCGGCGCGACTAACCGCCCAGACATGCTCGACGAG GCGGCCATTCGACGACTCTCCAAGCGCGTCCTCGTTCCGCTTCCAGATTTGGAGGCACGCCGCGTGTTAATCAA gagcgTCCTCGACAAGCAATCCACTGGGGGCTGCACTCTGTCGGATCAG GAGCTTGGGGACCTTGCGGCGCGACTGGAGAACTGGAACGGCAGCGACATTcgcagtctctgcgtctcagcCTCTGAGCGAAGCTACGACGAAACCGTCGCCAGGTTCGGCGGCATCCAGAACGTCCCCAGTCGAGACGACTTCCGCCCCATCTCGTATGCCGATTTCCTTGGCGCTCTCGAAGAG GTGCGGCCCTCCTGCACGTCAGAAGAAAGTCTGAAGTTTTTTGACGAGTGGGCGAAGACTCACGGCGCTCTTTGA
- a CDS encoding uncharacterized protein (encoded by transcript BESB_073510) — protein sequence MKVSAFLVLLCCGLCVHATPARCTKRRKKESSVDDLDEDELRVPCSKPHKWSPDTQTDVGAVSSVVGALAVLLGYVLNRGGALDETEAEAQAREAGGPVVGAVGATALAYGLMNLYLARRRARRRASRRQQQRSKPPGVPRNRR from the coding sequence ATGAAAGTTTCGGCGTTTTTGGTCTTGCTGTGCTGCGGGCTGTGCGTCCACGCCACGCCCGCACGGTGCACGAAACGTCGAAAAAAAGAATCTTCTGTAGacgacctcgacgaggacgaaCTGAGAGTCCCTTGCTCCAAGCCTCACAAGTGGAGTCCGGACACGCAAACCGATGTAGGAGCTGTCTCGTCGGTTGTCGGAGCATTGGCGGTCTTGCTGGGTTACGTACTGaaccgcggaggcgccttaGACGagacggaggctgaggcgcaggCCCGAGAGGCTGGCGGTCCAGTTGTGGGGGCTGTTGGGGCGACTGCCCTCGCCTACGGCTTGATGAACCTGTATctcgcccgcagacgcgctcggcgaagagcgtcccgcagacagcagcagcgaagtAAACCGCCCGGCGTGCCCCGGAACAGAAGATAG